The proteins below are encoded in one region of Acidobacteriota bacterium:
- a CDS encoding glycosyltransferase family 4 protein: protein MSAIRPSSCPVCAGAGGLEVLSDHLHCRACGAYSLFPSPGQGRIEQAARRYQIRMADTDEGFDWRLFFLDLLLEGRGKIETLGARDSRFEGVAAARGYDLQAEGERKDAARALIAWDLLDYDPRPLETLEACRKRLGDDGLLLLRVRDRGADAARRHVPERRSWGCLNYFERGTLENLVLQVFGQVPWIVQCPGPEGDMLVAVVDRRRRVSPDGRRVLLIAHPDAFGNIDDAPGPRLRIAKTILGLRNEGWVADLAITAHPHCEGYDLAHLYHHAWRSQDGLAQASRVLYAGIPLVVSTIYMELSESNFAVEVLPRIFQAWSVEEREALLDNLARGELVTRGSDQPGRIPVAEPVVEAQRALFDLADHLVGLSLSEIRTIAHRLGIHRPFTIVPNCADTSLFTRGSRERFVEKYGVDDFVISVGHLEPRKNQLMLLYALADAGLPLVIVGAANEITRDYQDLCRYYAPRDTLFISQLPQHELADAFAAARVHALPSWNEGASLASIEAAMSGCRIVVGDRAGEWEYYRGDAFYCSPASLASIRRAVLAAWNDTDSNRSRRLCERFAAEHSFEAHVKATLEAYDDVLCGRRQEVTAEGAHR from the coding sequence GTGAGTGCCATCAGACCTTCCTCCTGTCCTGTTTGCGCCGGCGCCGGTGGCCTCGAAGTGCTTTCCGACCATCTGCACTGTCGAGCCTGCGGGGCTTACAGTCTCTTCCCCTCACCCGGGCAGGGACGCATCGAGCAGGCCGCGCGCCGCTACCAGATCCGCATGGCTGACACCGACGAAGGATTCGACTGGCGGCTCTTCTTCCTCGATTTGCTGCTCGAAGGAAGGGGAAAGATCGAAACTCTAGGTGCCCGGGACAGCCGTTTCGAGGGTGTTGCGGCGGCCCGAGGCTACGACCTGCAGGCCGAGGGAGAGAGGAAGGATGCCGCCCGTGCGCTGATCGCCTGGGACCTTCTGGACTACGATCCCCGACCGCTTGAAACCCTGGAAGCGTGCCGGAAGCGGCTGGGAGACGACGGTCTGCTGTTACTCCGCGTGCGGGACCGCGGAGCCGATGCGGCCCGGCGCCACGTCCCCGAGCGCCGGTCCTGGGGGTGCCTCAACTACTTCGAGCGGGGCACCCTCGAGAACCTGGTGTTGCAGGTTTTCGGGCAGGTGCCGTGGATCGTTCAGTGTCCGGGACCGGAAGGAGACATGCTGGTGGCGGTGGTCGACCGTCGGCGCCGGGTTTCTCCCGATGGCCGGAGAGTCCTGTTGATCGCCCATCCGGACGCCTTCGGTAACATCGATGATGCTCCCGGTCCCCGCCTGCGGATCGCCAAGACGATCCTCGGATTGAGAAACGAGGGGTGGGTCGCCGATTTGGCGATCACGGCCCATCCCCATTGCGAGGGTTACGATCTGGCCCATCTCTACCACCACGCGTGGCGAAGCCAGGACGGTCTGGCCCAGGCGAGCCGGGTGCTCTATGCGGGCATCCCGCTGGTCGTCTCCACGATCTACATGGAGCTTTCCGAATCGAACTTTGCCGTAGAGGTGCTTCCTCGCATTTTCCAGGCCTGGTCGGTTGAGGAAAGGGAAGCGCTGCTCGACAACCTGGCCCGCGGAGAGCTGGTCACCCGTGGATCCGACCAACCCGGCCGCATTCCCGTGGCCGAACCGGTGGTGGAAGCCCAGCGAGCCCTCTTCGACCTGGCGGATCACCTGGTGGGTTTGAGTCTCTCGGAGATTCGCACCATAGCCCACAGACTGGGGATCCACCGGCCCTTCACCATCGTGCCCAACTGCGCGGATACGTCCCTCTTCACCCGTGGATCCCGGGAGCGTTTCGTCGAAAAGTACGGGGTCGATGATTTTGTCATCTCCGTCGGACATCTCGAACCGCGCAAGAACCAGTTGATGCTGCTCTACGCCCTGGCCGACGCGGGGCTGCCGCTGGTCATCGTGGGGGCGGCCAACGAGATCACTCGAGACTACCAGGATCTCTGCCGCTACTATGCTCCGAGGGACACGCTTTTCATCTCCCAGCTTCCCCAGCACGAGCTGGCGGACGCCTTTGCCGCGGCGCGGGTCCACGCCCTGCCGAGCTGGAACGAAGGAGCGAGCCTGGCCAGTATCGAGGCGGCCATGTCCGGCTGCCGCATCGTGGTGGGCGACCGCGCCGGCGAATGGGAGTACTACCGGGGAGACGCTTTCTACTGTTCACCGGCATCTCTCGCATCGATTCGGCGGGCGGTGCTGGCGGCCTGGAACGACACGGACTCGAATCGCAGCCGCAGGCTCTGCGAGCGTTTTGCCGCCGAGCACTCCTTCGAGGCCCACGTCAAGGCTACCCTGGAGGCCTACGACGACGTGCTCTGCGGTAGGCGGCAGGAGGTCACCGCGGAAGGAGCCCACCGATGA